A single region of the Gossypium arboreum isolate Shixiya-1 chromosome 12, ASM2569848v2, whole genome shotgun sequence genome encodes:
- the LOC108478360 gene encoding heavy metal-associated isoprenylated plant protein 39-like isoform X1, with amino-acid sequence MAQQKVVLKVLTMTDEKTKQKSIEAAADIFGVDSIAADLKDQKLTVIGQMDAVAVVKKLKKVAKVDIISIGPAKEEKKEEKKEEKKEEKKEEKKEEKKEEKKEEKKEEKKEEKK; translated from the exons ATGGCTCAG CAGAAAGTGGTATTGAAAGTTCTAACCATGACCGACGAAAAGACCAAGCAAAAATCCATAGAAGCTGCTGCAGATATCTTCG GGGTTGATTCAATCGCTGCGGATCTAAAGGATCAGAAGCTGACGGTGATAGGACAAATGGATGCAGTGGCGGTGGTGAAGAAACTGAAGAAAGTGGCAAAAGTGGATATAATATCAATAGGACCTGCTAAAGAAgagaagaaggaagaaaaaaaggaagaaaagaaagaggaaaagaaagaggagaagaaagaagagaagaaggaagagaagaaagaggaaaagaaagaagaaaagaaggaagaaaagaaataa
- the LOC108478360 gene encoding heavy metal-associated isoprenylated plant protein 39-like isoform X2, with product MAQKVVLKVLTMTDEKTKQKSIEAAADIFGVDSIAADLKDQKLTVIGQMDAVAVVKKLKKVAKVDIISIGPAKEEKKEEKKEEKKEEKKEEKKEEKKEEKKEEKKEEKKEEKK from the exons ATGGCTCAG AAAGTGGTATTGAAAGTTCTAACCATGACCGACGAAAAGACCAAGCAAAAATCCATAGAAGCTGCTGCAGATATCTTCG GGGTTGATTCAATCGCTGCGGATCTAAAGGATCAGAAGCTGACGGTGATAGGACAAATGGATGCAGTGGCGGTGGTGAAGAAACTGAAGAAAGTGGCAAAAGTGGATATAATATCAATAGGACCTGCTAAAGAAgagaagaaggaagaaaaaaaggaagaaaagaaagaggaaaagaaagaggagaagaaagaagagaagaaggaagagaagaaagaggaaaagaaagaagaaaagaaggaagaaaagaaataa
- the LOC108476572 gene encoding pentatricopeptide repeat-containing protein At3g60050-like, translating into MNSLALFGVRNVFKSCYIIVLSRKFCSGSFDSGKLDSDFYCSDEPLKRMWKGTSLDSVFDEIHDDCDGDGNRNRNSSKFRFTTRKGFFESGRDDARTILEVLEKDGPGFDVKAAISKMQVRVSGFLVREVLLGVLKNTNYTNKTRCAKLGYKFFVWAGQQENYRHTVDSYHLIMKIFAECEEYKAMWRLVDEMVENGLPTTARTFNILICACGETGLAKKVVERFIKSKTFNYRPFKHSYNAILHTLLAINQYKLIEWVYQQMLAEGFSPDILTYNIIMYAKYRLGKLDQFHRLLDEMSRSGFSPDFHTYNILLHVLGKGDKPLAALNLLNHMKEVGLNPGVLHFTTLIDGLSRAGNLDACKYFFDEMIKNGCMPDVVCYTVIITGFIAAGELEKAQEMFDDMITKGQLPNVFTYNSMIRGYCMAGKFEEACAILKEMEARGCNPNFVVYSTLVSHLRSAGKLSEAREVIRNMVEKGQYVHLLPKIRRYRRC; encoded by the coding sequence ATGAACTCTTTAGCTCTGTTCGGTGTAAGGAATGTTTTTAAATCATGTTATATTATCGTTTTATCGAGGAAATTTTGTAGTGGTAGTTTTGATAGTGGTAAACTTGATAGTGATTTTTATTGTTCGGATGAACCCTTGAAGAGAATGTGGAAGGGTACCAGTTTAGACTCTGTTTTTGATGAAATTCATGATGATTGTGATGGGGACGGGAACAGGAACAGGAACAGTTCTAAGTTCCGATTTACAACTAGAAAAGGGTTTTTTGAGAGTGGGAGAGACGATGCTAGGACGATTCTTGAAGTTTTAGAAAAAGATGGACCGGGATTTGATGTGAAAGCTGCTATTAGTAAAATGCAGGTGAGGGTCTCGGGGTTCCTTGTGAGAGAAGTTCTTTTGGgagttttgaagaacacaaattATACGAATAAGACCAGGTGTGCAAAACTCGGATACAAGTTTTTCGTGTGGGCTGGTCAGCAGGAAAATTATAGGCATACCGTGGATTCGTATCATTTGATAATGAAGATATTTGCAGAGTGTGAGGAATACAAGGCAATGTGGAGATTAGTAGATGAGATGGTAGAGAATGGTTTGCCTACAACAGCAAGGACATTTAACATTTTGATATGTGCTTGTGGAGAGACCGGCTTAGCTAAGAAAGTTGTGGAGAGATTCATTAAGTCAAAGACATTCAATTATAGGCCATTTAAGCATTCATACAATGCTATTCTGCATACATTACTTGCCATTAATCAATACAAGCTAATTGAGTGGGTGTACCAGCAGATGTTAGCCGAGGGTTTTTCCCCCGATATTTTAACTTACAATATTATTATGTATGCAAAATACAGATTGGGGAAGTTAGATCAATTCCACAGGTTACTTGATGAAATGAGTAGATCCGGATTTTCCCCAGATTTTCATACATATAACATCCTTCTGCATGTTCTTGGCAAAGGAGATAAACCACTTGCAGCACTTAATCTATTGAATCACATGAAAGAGGTGGGATTAAACCCAGGTGTTCTTCATTTCACAACATTGATTGATGGCCTGAGTCGTGCTGGAAACTTGGATGCTTGCAAGTATTTTTTTGATGAAATGATAAAGAACGGATGCATGCCTGATGTCGTCTGCTATACTGTAATCATTACAGGATTCATTGCCGCTGGGGAGCTAGAGAAAGCTCAGGAAATGTTTGATGATATGATTACCAAGGGACAGCTTCCGAATGTGTTTACATACAATTCGATGATTCGTGGTTATTGTATGGCTGGAAAGTTCGAAGAGGCATGTGCAATACTTAAGGAAATGGAGGCTAGAGGATGTAACCCAAATTTTGTCGTGTACAGTACCCTAGTGAGTCATTTACGGAGTGCTGGAAAGCTTTCTGAAGCTCGTGAAGTAATAAGAAATATGGTGGAGAAAGGACAGTATGTTCATCTACTCCCAAAGATCAGGAGATATAGAAGATGCTAA